The Flavobacterium piscisymbiosum genome includes a region encoding these proteins:
- a CDS encoding SusD/RagB family nutrient-binding outer membrane lipoprotein, translating to MKKYKVILLLVIASLSLNSCSEDKMDEINKNVNDPKDVPTRFAITDAMTRTAFSNTGSDISFYTGVYVELNAGGFNQMYNAETRNGEPKNQTTFNNSWNNIYQTMYNLKLIIDKCKTGDEKGNYNTLGMAQVLYAYNLALLTDMFGDVPFTQSFQPGVIFTPKIDRQEDLYKIIFATLEEAIVNLGKTTTLYPATGSQDLIYGGDNAKWAKAANGLLARYTLRLSFKNPDYAKVLDYVSKSFTDNKGEFAMKNVSIPNPYFEFDNQRGYLFASNSLHDKLIARNNDPRADAYFEKIEKTKGAPLTYEFFIQGVSPQSQNYSYSGLLNKTNPIFMLSYHELLFIKAEAEARNSAAVTSTASLTAAVKAAFNKTEDINFADEDASAYVAGLNIVTNADLLKEIAVQKYLAFYENESAEAYNDYRRLLAMYGSKAAHPIQLANPKNATEFPLRLPYGDSDVSANENVKAAYGDGTYVYTQNVWWAGGTR from the coding sequence ATGAAAAAATATAAAGTCATCTTACTTTTGGTGATTGCGTCACTTTCATTAAATTCTTGTTCAGAGGATAAAATGGACGAAATCAACAAAAACGTAAACGATCCCAAAGATGTACCAACTCGCTTCGCTATTACTGACGCTATGACGAGAACTGCATTTAGCAATACTGGTTCAGATATCTCTTTCTATACTGGTGTTTATGTAGAATTAAATGCAGGAGGTTTTAACCAAATGTATAATGCAGAAACAAGAAATGGCGAGCCTAAAAACCAGACCACTTTCAACAACTCTTGGAACAATATATATCAAACAATGTATAACCTAAAGTTGATCATCGATAAATGTAAAACTGGTGACGAAAAGGGCAACTACAATACATTAGGAATGGCACAAGTTCTATACGCATACAACTTAGCTTTACTAACAGATATGTTCGGAGATGTTCCTTTCACTCAGTCATTTCAACCTGGAGTAATTTTTACTCCAAAAATAGATCGTCAGGAAGATCTTTACAAGATCATTTTCGCAACTCTAGAAGAAGCTATTGTTAATTTAGGAAAAACAACAACACTTTACCCAGCTACAGGATCCCAGGATTTAATATACGGAGGAGACAATGCTAAATGGGCAAAAGCAGCTAATGGCTTACTAGCTCGTTACACATTACGTCTTTCTTTCAAAAACCCTGATTACGCAAAGGTATTAGATTATGTAAGTAAATCTTTCACAGATAACAAGGGAGAATTTGCAATGAAAAATGTTAGTATTCCGAATCCATACTTCGAATTTGATAATCAAAGAGGATACCTATTTGCAAGTAACAGTTTACATGATAAGTTAATTGCAAGAAACAATGATCCACGTGCTGATGCTTATTTTGAGAAAATTGAAAAAACAAAAGGAGCTCCTCTTACTTACGAATTTTTCATTCAAGGTGTTAGCCCTCAAAGTCAAAACTATTCTTATTCAGGATTATTAAACAAAACCAATCCAATCTTTATGTTAAGCTACCATGAACTATTGTTCATAAAAGCTGAAGCAGAAGCCAGAAATTCAGCTGCTGTAACAAGCACAGCTAGTTTGACTGCAGCAGTAAAAGCCGCTTTCAACAAAACTGAAGATATTAATTTTGCAGATGAAGATGCATCAGCGTATGTTGCTGGATTAAATATTGTAACTAATGCTGATTTATTAAAAGAAATTGCTGTACAAAAATATCTGGCATTCTACGAAAACGAATCTGCTGAAGCATATAATGACTACAGACGTTTATTGGCAATGTATGGATCAAAAGCTGCGCATCCAATTCAATTGGCAAACCCAAAGAACGCAACTGAGTTCCCACTTAGATTACCTTATGGTGACTCTGACGTATCTGCAAATGAAAACGTGAAAGCAGCATATGGAGATGGAACATACGTATATACACAAAATGTTTGGTGGGCTGGAGGTACTAGATAA
- the rlmB gene encoding 23S rRNA (guanosine(2251)-2'-O)-methyltransferase RlmB: MEKEHQIFGIRAIIEAIQAGKEVDKVFIQKEILGELMKDLMKVMKRANINFSYVPVEKLNRLTPNNHQGAVATISPIVFIELEHLVESTIASGTKPLFLILDQISDARNFGAIIRTAECTGVNGIIVQKSGSAPVNGDTVKTSAGAVFNVPICKVEHIKDAIFYLQGSGIKTVAATEKTDQNIYDVTLNEPVAIIMGSEERGINPSVLKIVDEKAKLPMFGSIGSLNVSVACGAFLYETVRQRS, translated from the coding sequence ATGGAAAAAGAACATCAAATATTTGGAATTAGAGCCATTATAGAAGCAATTCAAGCAGGTAAAGAAGTCGATAAAGTATTCATACAAAAAGAGATTTTAGGAGAATTAATGAAAGACTTAATGAAAGTGATGAAACGCGCTAACATTAATTTCTCATACGTACCTGTAGAAAAATTAAACCGATTAACTCCAAACAATCACCAGGGAGCAGTGGCAACCATATCCCCTATTGTATTTATAGAACTGGAACATTTGGTTGAATCAACCATTGCATCTGGAACTAAACCTTTATTTTTAATATTAGATCAGATTTCTGATGCTCGTAATTTTGGAGCTATTATCAGAACAGCAGAATGCACTGGTGTAAACGGAATCATTGTACAAAAATCTGGTTCTGCCCCAGTAAACGGAGACACAGTAAAAACATCCGCAGGAGCTGTATTTAATGTGCCAATTTGCAAAGTCGAACATATCAAAGATGCTATTTTCTATCTTCAGGGCTCAGGAATTAAAACTGTTGCCGCAACTGAAAAAACAGATCAGAATATTTATGACGTTACATTAAACGAACCTGTAGCTATTATTATGGGATCTGAAGAAAGAGGAATAAACCCTTCTGTACTTAAAATCGTTGATGAAAAAGCAAAATTACCAATGTTTGGATCAATAGGATCTTTAAACGTTTCTGTTGCTTGTGGCGCATTTTTATACGAGACTGTTCGCCAAAGAAGCTAA
- a CDS encoding DUF2490 domain-containing protein: MSLKPSHNILSKKTGLILVILLITSINYGQTTTYNQFWNEIQFNRTINEKWSAELNLGAVYSSTESSSNIFQQNIQRSARVWGHYYFSPRWKFSSFLAYNYNKDVPEIGQFKSPEVRFALQGIYYFHKTGYTLSTRMRMELRHMRNEEGDYDNVLRYRQQIKYIQPINSKVLREGVVYAIASDELFFKSGTKVTGLSFFDRNRLNLGAGYLFTDDIQVEVTYANEYLPRDEGNQIVNAASLTVTFNNLFKNLKKKLHHKNEASSED; encoded by the coding sequence ATGTCTTTAAAGCCTTCTCATAACATATTATCAAAAAAGACCGGTTTAATACTTGTAATTTTATTGATTACAAGTATTAATTACGGACAGACTACTACATATAATCAATTTTGGAATGAAATTCAATTTAACAGAACGATCAATGAAAAATGGTCTGCTGAATTAAATCTGGGAGCTGTATATAGCAGCACTGAATCTTCATCAAATATTTTCCAACAGAACATACAACGTTCTGCACGAGTTTGGGGACATTACTACTTCTCTCCCCGTTGGAAATTTTCTTCTTTTCTCGCTTACAATTACAACAAAGATGTTCCCGAGATTGGTCAGTTTAAGTCTCCCGAAGTTAGATTTGCTTTACAAGGAATTTACTATTTTCACAAAACAGGTTACACATTAAGTACCAGAATGAGAATGGAATTGAGGCATATGCGAAATGAAGAAGGAGATTATGATAATGTTTTAAGATATCGCCAACAAATAAAATACATTCAGCCAATAAACAGTAAAGTTTTAAGAGAAGGTGTTGTCTATGCAATTGCTTCAGATGAGCTCTTTTTTAAATCAGGAACAAAAGTAACCGGCCTTAGCTTTTTTGATCGAAATCGTCTAAATCTTGGTGCCGGATATTTATTTACTGACGACATACAAGTCGAAGTAACATATGCCAACGAATACCTCCCCAGAGACGAGGGAAATCAAATTGTCAATGCGGCATCTTTGACTGTTACTTTTAATAATCTATTTAAAAACTTGAAGAAAAAGTTACATCATAAAAACGAAGCTTCAAGTGAAGATTAG
- a CDS encoding rhomboid family intramembrane serine protease, with product MNDNHFKFSNAVIGLPLFFVLFLWIVYWVQIRFDFDFYQHGIYPRDFSGLQGVLFSPFIHENLDHLYNNSIPLLVLLAAMQFFYPKQSFSVIAFGILFSGLITWVIGRENYHIGASGLIYVLVSFIFFKGIQTGYYRLVALSLSVILLYGGMIWYVFPDVDKTISWEGHLAGFITGFVISLFYKTPEYAKPIVYEWQKPDFNPDEDAFMKHFDENGNFVNTEIPEEEPEFFSTYYNSDVSVNYTVTKTESGYKN from the coding sequence ATGAATGATAACCACTTTAAGTTTTCGAATGCCGTTATTGGTCTTCCTCTTTTCTTTGTTCTTTTTCTGTGGATTGTTTATTGGGTGCAAATCCGCTTCGATTTTGATTTTTATCAACATGGTATTTATCCTCGTGACTTTTCAGGTTTACAAGGTGTTTTGTTTAGTCCTTTTATTCATGAAAATTTAGATCATTTATATAACAACTCCATTCCGTTATTAGTATTATTGGCGGCCATGCAATTTTTTTACCCCAAACAATCTTTTTCTGTTATTGCTTTCGGAATCTTATTTTCAGGTTTAATAACCTGGGTTATTGGTCGTGAAAATTATCATATTGGCGCAAGTGGACTGATTTATGTTTTGGTAAGTTTTATTTTTTTTAAAGGAATTCAAACTGGTTATTATCGTTTAGTGGCACTTTCACTATCAGTGATTTTACTATATGGAGGAATGATTTGGTATGTTTTTCCAGATGTTGATAAAACAATTTCCTGGGAAGGGCATTTGGCTGGTTTTATTACCGGATTTGTGATCTCTTTATTTTACAAAACTCCAGAGTATGCAAAACCTATAGTTTATGAATGGCAAAAACCTGATTTTAATCCGGATGAAGATGCGTTCATGAAACATTTTGATGAAAACGGAAATTTTGTAAATACAGAAATACCAGAAGAAGAACCGGAATTTTTTTCGACTTATTACAATTCAGATGTTTCGGTTAATTATACTGTAACCAAAACAGAATCAGGATATAAAAATTAA
- a CDS encoding replication-associated recombination protein A, which translates to MEAPLAERIRPQQLEDYISQSHLVGPNGSLTQQISKGIIPSLIFWGPPGTGKTTLAQIIAQESKRPFYILSAINSGVKDIRDVIEKAKQSGGLFTAKNPILFIDEIHRFSKSQQDSLLAAVEKGWITLIGATTENPSFEVIPALLSRCQVYILNAFTKADLEALLHRAMKTDTYLASKNIILKETEALLRLSGGDGRKLLNIFELVINASAGDEIIITNDRVFELVQQNTVLYDKSGEQHYDIVSAFIKSIRGSDPNGAVYWLARMIEGGEDVKFIARRMLILSSEDIGNANPTAFIMANNTFQAVTTIGYPESRIILSQCAIYLATSPKSNASYMAIGNAQQLVKQTGDLPVPIHLRNAPTKLMKELGYGDDYKYSHDYANNFAEQEFLPDAVKETVLYNPGSNSRENSNREFLKNRWKDKYGY; encoded by the coding sequence ATGGAAGCACCTTTAGCCGAGCGTATTCGCCCACAACAATTAGAAGATTATATTAGTCAGAGTCATTTGGTTGGACCAAACGGTTCGCTAACGCAACAAATTTCGAAAGGAATCATTCCGTCATTGATATTTTGGGGGCCTCCTGGAACTGGAAAAACAACTCTTGCACAAATTATTGCCCAGGAATCAAAGCGACCTTTTTACATCCTGAGTGCAATAAATTCAGGCGTAAAAGACATTCGTGATGTAATCGAAAAAGCAAAACAAAGTGGCGGATTATTTACGGCAAAAAATCCTATTTTATTTATTGATGAGATTCACCGATTTAGTAAATCACAACAAGACTCACTTTTGGCAGCAGTCGAAAAAGGATGGATCACACTTATTGGTGCAACAACAGAAAATCCTAGTTTTGAAGTTATTCCTGCATTATTGTCACGTTGCCAAGTCTATATACTAAATGCTTTTACAAAAGCAGATCTAGAAGCTTTATTACATCGTGCCATGAAAACAGATACTTATCTGGCTTCAAAAAATATAATATTAAAAGAAACAGAAGCTCTACTAAGACTTTCTGGCGGAGACGGACGAAAATTATTGAACATTTTCGAACTGGTTATTAATGCTTCTGCAGGTGATGAAATAATTATCACGAATGATAGGGTTTTTGAACTGGTACAACAAAATACCGTTTTGTATGACAAAAGTGGCGAACAACATTATGATATTGTTTCGGCATTTATAAAATCAATTCGCGGCAGCGATCCAAATGGAGCAGTTTATTGGCTGGCAAGAATGATTGAAGGTGGTGAAGATGTGAAGTTTATTGCGAGAAGAATGCTTATTTTATCCAGTGAAGATATTGGAAATGCAAATCCAACCGCTTTTATAATGGCAAACAATACTTTTCAGGCCGTAACTACCATTGGTTATCCTGAAAGCCGGATCATATTAAGCCAATGCGCTATTTATTTGGCAACATCTCCCAAAAGTAATGCTTCGTATATGGCAATTGGCAATGCGCAGCAATTGGTAAAACAAACCGGTGATTTACCTGTCCCTATTCATTTAAGAAATGCTCCTACTAAACTAATGAAAGAACTAGGTTATGGCGATGATTATAAATATTCGCACGACTATGCTAATAATTTTGCCGAGCAGGAATTTTTACCTGATGCTGTAAAAGAAACGGTTCTTTATAATCCAGGAAGCAACTCTAGAGAGAATAGCAACCGTGAATTTTTAAAGAACCGTTGGAAAGATAAATATGGTTATTAA
- a CDS encoding YjjG family noncanonical pyrimidine nucleotidase, producing the protein MKTNITDVFFDLDHTLWDFDKNSEMAFDRIFKTRFPEIKIQDFIEKYAPINQECWRLYQNDKISHVELRYNRLKFSFDALNVGISDESIDQISNDYLEYLTDNNHLFEGAIEVLEYLKPKYNLHIITNGFAKVQDKKINNAALTGYFNTITNSELAGVKKPNSIIFDYAINIAKASKQNSIMIGDCLDADVNGALNAGLDAIFFNEKNVIAPENIKQINHLLELKKYL; encoded by the coding sequence ATGAAGACAAATATTACCGATGTTTTTTTTGATTTAGATCATACACTTTGGGATTTTGATAAAAACTCAGAGATGGCTTTCGATCGAATTTTTAAAACCAGATTTCCTGAAATCAAAATTCAGGATTTTATAGAGAAATATGCCCCAATAAATCAGGAATGCTGGAGGTTATACCAAAATGATAAAATTTCGCATGTTGAATTGCGATACAACAGATTAAAGTTTTCTTTTGATGCTCTAAATGTTGGTATTTCAGATGAAAGTATCGATCAGATTTCGAACGATTATCTTGAATACTTAACAGATAATAATCATTTGTTTGAAGGTGCTATTGAAGTTTTAGAATATTTAAAGCCTAAATACAACTTGCATATCATTACAAATGGTTTTGCCAAGGTTCAGGATAAGAAAATTAATAATGCTGCGCTAACAGGCTATTTTAATACTATAACAAATTCTGAACTCGCAGGTGTGAAAAAGCCAAATAGTATTATCTTTGATTATGCTATAAATATTGCAAAAGCTTCGAAACAGAATAGTATTATGATAGGCGATTGTCTTGACGCTGATGTCAACGGCGCATTAAATGCTGGTTTAGATGCTATTTTCTTTAATGAAAAGAATGTTATAGCGCCGGAGAATATTAAACAAATAAACCATTTATTAGAACTTAAAAAATATTTATGA
- the radC gene encoding RadC family protein, producing MEAAHFPITNWSEDDRPREKLMLKGKIALSDAELIAILIGSGSRNESAVALSKRILSSVDSLNALGKMSVAQLINFKGIGEAKAITIIAALELGRRRRAEDAVDLIKVTSSKLVFEMMQPIIGELAHEEFWVLFLNNSNKIISKSQLSKGGMTGTIVDVRLVFKLALENGATGLIFCHNHPSGNLEPSMADKEITKKLKLAGDSLDVKVLDHLIITETKYYSFVDEGIF from the coding sequence ATGGAAGCAGCTCATTTTCCTATTACAAATTGGTCTGAAGATGACAGACCTCGTGAAAAATTAATGTTAAAAGGCAAAATAGCCTTAAGCGACGCTGAACTTATTGCCATCTTGATTGGTTCAGGTAGTCGAAATGAATCAGCGGTAGCTTTGAGCAAAAGAATTTTGTCGAGTGTTGATAGTTTGAACGCGTTAGGTAAAATGTCTGTTGCGCAATTGATTAATTTTAAAGGAATAGGAGAGGCCAAAGCAATCACAATTATTGCTGCTTTAGAATTAGGTCGCCGCAGAAGAGCCGAAGATGCAGTTGATTTAATAAAAGTTACGTCTAGTAAACTGGTATTCGAAATGATGCAGCCCATTATTGGGGAATTAGCACATGAAGAATTTTGGGTGCTTTTTCTGAATAATTCTAATAAAATAATTTCTAAATCGCAACTTAGTAAAGGAGGAATGACAGGTACGATTGTCGATGTACGTCTTGTGTTTAAATTAGCATTGGAAAATGGTGCTACAGGCCTGATTTTCTGCCATAATCATCCATCAGGTAATTTGGAGCCCAGTATGGCTGACAAAGAAATTACAAAGAAGCTGAAATTAGCAGGTGATAGTTTAGATGTTAAAGTTTTAGATCATTTGATTATTACTGAAACAAAATATTATAGTTTTGTAGATGAAGGAATTTTTTAA
- a CDS encoding GNAT family N-acetyltransferase, whose amino-acid sequence MNSRIKVVKTTSENSDFISLIKIFDTFLWERYPELKKDYWGNNLIEFNANVVLIYLDDKPVASGCFKKYDQNTVELKRMFVSPEARGLGLAQLVIKELETEANYQGFETMILETLFKQTEAISLYKKVGFEIVENYEPYVGLPNSICMSKSINTIQ is encoded by the coding sequence ATGAATTCAAGAATAAAGGTTGTAAAAACCACAAGCGAAAACTCTGATTTTATATCATTAATAAAAATATTCGATACTTTTTTATGGGAGCGATATCCGGAGTTAAAGAAAGATTATTGGGGTAACAATCTGATCGAGTTTAACGCAAATGTCGTTCTTATTTATTTAGATGACAAACCTGTTGCGAGTGGCTGTTTTAAAAAATATGATCAAAATACAGTTGAGTTAAAACGTATGTTTGTTTCGCCAGAAGCAAGAGGTTTAGGCCTGGCTCAGCTTGTTATCAAAGAACTTGAAACTGAAGCAAACTATCAAGGTTTTGAAACTATGATTTTAGAAACGCTGTTCAAACAGACAGAAGCTATAAGTTTATACAAAAAAGTAGGTTTTGAGATCGTAGAAAACTATGAGCCTTATGTTGGTTTACCGAACAGTATTTGCATGAGTAAATCTATTAATACGATACAATAA
- a CDS encoding DUF1287 domain-containing protein: MKFPYTLLITFLLLSCNQKEKSISYSQTAPTEAKNFAEKLSNAAISIIDPAIDYDPAYFSIEYPNGDVPKNKGVCTDVIIRSYRILDIDLQKEVHEDMIENFSKYPNLEKWGMTKTDTNIDHRRVPNLEIFFERKGEKLPITQDPKDYKTGEIVTWLINNKLPHIGIVTSKKSSDGKRNLIVHNVGNGQVLQDCLFEYKIVGHYRYWK, translated from the coding sequence ATGAAATTTCCATACACACTATTAATAACTTTTTTATTATTGTCATGTAATCAAAAAGAAAAAAGTATCTCTTACTCGCAAACCGCACCAACAGAAGCGAAAAATTTTGCCGAGAAATTATCCAATGCAGCAATATCAATAATTGACCCTGCAATAGATTATGATCCTGCTTATTTTTCTATCGAATATCCTAACGGAGATGTACCCAAAAATAAGGGCGTTTGCACTGATGTTATTATTCGTTCATATCGAATATTAGATATCGATTTGCAAAAAGAAGTTCACGAAGATATGATCGAAAATTTCTCTAAATATCCAAATTTAGAAAAATGGGGAATGACAAAAACAGACACTAATATCGACCATAGAAGAGTTCCTAATTTGGAAATTTTCTTTGAAAGAAAAGGAGAAAAACTTCCCATAACCCAAGATCCAAAAGATTACAAAACAGGTGAAATCGTAACCTGGCTCATTAATAACAAATTACCACATATTGGAATCGTTACCAGCAAAAAATCCAGTGACGGGAAAAGAAATCTCATTGTACACAATGTTGGCAACGGACAAGTTTTGCAGGATTGCTTGTTTGAATATAAAATTGTGGGACATTATAGGTATTGGAAATAA
- a CDS encoding UDP-N-acetylmuramate--L-alanine ligase: MRTHFIAIGGSAMHNLALALHNKGYKVTGSDDAIFEPSKSRLEKKGILPAELGWFPEKITADIDAIILGMHAKADNPELLKAQELGLKIYSYPEFLYEQSKNKTRVVIGGSHGKTTITSMILHVMHYHNIEVDYMVGAQLEGFDTMVHLTEENDFMVLEGDEYLSSPIDRRPKFHLYQPNIALISGIAWDHINVFPTYENYVEQFEIFIAKITNGGILVYNEDDAEVKRVAEAATNPIRKLAYTTPKYSVNDGVTLLETPEGDMPIEVFGAHNLNNLAGAKWICQNMGVDEADFYEAIASFKGASKRLEKIAEGKGKVAYKDFAHSPSKVAATTKAVKEQYPNRTLVACLELHTYSSLNAEFLKEYEGALEYADVAVVFYSPDAVKIKQLEEVTYDQIATAFNRKDLIIYTNPAEFKEYLFNLNLDNSALLLMSSGNYGGLNFDDVKGLIE, translated from the coding sequence ATGAGAACACATTTCATCGCAATAGGCGGGAGCGCTATGCACAACTTAGCATTAGCATTACATAATAAAGGATATAAAGTTACGGGTAGCGACGACGCTATTTTTGAACCATCAAAATCAAGATTAGAGAAAAAAGGAATTCTGCCGGCTGAATTAGGTTGGTTTCCTGAAAAAATAACCGCTGATATTGATGCGATAATTTTAGGAATGCATGCCAAAGCTGATAATCCGGAATTGCTAAAAGCGCAGGAATTAGGTTTGAAAATATATTCGTATCCTGAATTTTTATACGAGCAATCTAAAAATAAAACGCGTGTTGTAATTGGAGGTTCTCACGGAAAAACAACAATTACTTCGATGATTTTGCATGTTATGCATTATCATAATATCGAAGTTGATTATATGGTAGGAGCACAGCTTGAAGGTTTCGACACGATGGTACATCTTACCGAAGAAAATGATTTTATGGTTCTGGAAGGTGATGAATATTTATCTTCTCCTATAGACAGACGTCCGAAATTTCATTTGTATCAGCCTAACATTGCTTTGATTTCAGGAATTGCCTGGGATCATATTAATGTTTTTCCAACGTATGAAAATTATGTAGAGCAATTCGAAATTTTTATTGCTAAAATTACCAATGGAGGAATTCTGGTTTATAATGAAGATGATGCTGAAGTAAAGCGTGTTGCTGAAGCTGCTACAAACCCTATTCGTAAACTGGCTTATACTACTCCAAAATACAGTGTAAACGATGGTGTGACGTTATTAGAAACTCCGGAAGGCGATATGCCAATTGAAGTTTTTGGAGCACACAATTTAAATAATCTGGCTGGAGCCAAATGGATCTGCCAAAACATGGGCGTAGACGAAGCTGATTTTTACGAAGCAATTGCGAGTTTTAAAGGAGCATCTAAACGTTTAGAAAAAATTGCAGAAGGAAAAGGAAAAGTTGCCTATAAAGATTTTGCGCATTCGCCAAGTAAAGTGGCTGCAACCACAAAAGCAGTAAAAGAGCAATACCCAAACAGAACTTTGGTAGCTTGTCTGGAATTGCATACTTATAGTAGTTTAAACGCCGAATTTTTGAAAGAATATGAAGGAGCTTTAGAATATGCAGATGTTGCTGTAGTTTTCTATTCTCCGGATGCTGTAAAAATTAAACAACTCGAAGAAGTAACTTACGACCAAATTGCAACAGCTTTTAATCGTAAAGATTTAATTATTTATACTAATCCTGCAGAGTTCAAAGAATATCTTTTCAATTTAAATCTTGATAATTCTGCTTTGTTATTGATGAGTTCAGGAAATTACGGAGGATTAAACTTTGACGACGTAAAAGGTTTAATTGAGTAG
- a CDS encoding tetratricopeptide repeat protein — protein MKKLLLFFLFVPICIWSQSNFEKAEKLYHAKKYDEAQIIFEGVLKSKPSDIKTIEYLGEIAAHQKSWVKGAEYFKKLKELKPTEADYFYKYGGCLAMRAMEVSRLKALGMVGEMKESFEKAIILDPKHLPARWALIEIYLQLPGIFGGCESKAILYSNQLAQLSPVDGYLSRGRIDVYFKRYTAAEKNFIKAHEIGKSKTTFQKLYNLYLNNLKDTKKAKELKQKFEA, from the coding sequence ATGAAAAAGCTGCTCCTCTTTTTTTTATTTGTACCAATTTGTATTTGGTCACAGTCTAATTTTGAAAAAGCAGAAAAGCTATATCATGCAAAAAAGTATGATGAAGCGCAGATTATTTTCGAAGGAGTTTTAAAAAGCAAACCTTCGGATATAAAAACGATCGAGTATTTGGGTGAAATTGCAGCGCATCAAAAATCATGGGTAAAAGGCGCTGAATATTTCAAGAAATTGAAAGAATTAAAACCTACAGAAGCAGATTATTTTTATAAATACGGAGGCTGTCTGGCAATGCGGGCAATGGAAGTGAGCAGGTTAAAAGCTTTGGGAATGGTGGGTGAAATGAAAGAATCATTTGAAAAAGCTATTATTTTAGATCCAAAACACCTTCCGGCCAGATGGGCATTAATCGAAATATATTTGCAATTGCCGGGGATTTTTGGCGGATGCGAATCAAAAGCAATTTTATATTCTAATCAATTAGCGCAATTATCGCCTGTTGATGGTTATTTATCGAGAGGAAGAATAGATGTTTATTTTAAGAGATATACGGCAGCTGAAAAAAACTTTATAAAGGCCCATGAAATTGGTAAATCAAAAACCACGTTTCAAAAATTATATAATTTATATTTGAATAATCTAAAAGACACTAAAAAAGCAAAGGAATTAAAACAGAAATTCGAGGCTTAA